One segment of Rubripirellula amarantea DNA contains the following:
- a CDS encoding DUF1501 domain-containing protein has translation MIDPIKRMDANRRNFLYGLSGSLGSLAFTSMLQAENAGASGGPPNGPAGSPLAPKPPMHPAKAKAVIMLFMEGGPSQVDTFDPKPELERLHKSESTRTEGLATGKRFYVGSPFKTRKVGEAGIDMCDKFVHMADPDVADELCVYRGCQAESLNHPEALLHMNTGSRLGGDPAFGSWATYGLGSVNQNLPGFVVMTELAAPQAGSANWSNGFLPAYFQGTTLRAQGSPILDLQPPSYKSRAHQRRMLDELAALNASHQANHPQHDDLAARMESYELAYRMQTSVPGIIDLNTESEATREAYGLNQTETEAFGKQCLMARRLVEEGVRFVQIFSGGWDSHDYLERGHASRIASVDKPMAALIKDLKQRGMLEDTLVVWTGEFGRTPDNNYRGGVTALGRDHNVDAMIMWFAGGGTRRGTIVGATDEIGAKAVECVHPIRDVHVTLLHLLGLDDNKLTYFHGGRYKQLSQFGGEIIPELIA, from the coding sequence ATGATTGATCCTATCAAACGAATGGATGCCAACCGGCGAAACTTTCTGTATGGCTTAAGCGGTTCGCTAGGGTCTTTGGCGTTCACGTCCATGCTGCAAGCGGAAAACGCTGGTGCGTCGGGCGGTCCACCTAATGGACCCGCGGGCTCGCCTTTGGCACCTAAACCCCCGATGCATCCGGCTAAAGCGAAGGCCGTGATCATGCTGTTCATGGAAGGCGGTCCAAGTCAGGTTGATACGTTTGACCCCAAGCCCGAACTCGAACGACTTCATAAGAGCGAGTCGACGCGAACCGAAGGGTTAGCGACCGGGAAGCGTTTCTATGTGGGAAGCCCGTTCAAGACCCGTAAGGTTGGCGAAGCTGGGATCGACATGTGTGACAAGTTTGTTCACATGGCGGATCCTGATGTCGCAGATGAATTGTGCGTGTACCGAGGTTGCCAAGCGGAATCGCTTAACCATCCCGAAGCGTTGTTGCACATGAACACCGGCAGTCGGCTCGGTGGCGATCCAGCGTTTGGTTCATGGGCTACGTACGGACTTGGAAGTGTGAATCAAAACCTTCCCGGCTTCGTTGTCATGACAGAACTGGCTGCACCTCAGGCAGGAAGTGCGAACTGGTCGAATGGTTTTTTGCCAGCCTACTTTCAAGGCACTACGCTTCGAGCTCAGGGCTCGCCGATTCTGGATCTGCAACCACCTTCGTACAAGTCGCGAGCCCATCAACGTCGGATGCTTGATGAGTTAGCGGCACTCAACGCGAGTCACCAAGCGAACCATCCGCAGCATGATGACTTGGCCGCAAGAATGGAAAGTTATGAACTCGCCTATCGTATGCAAACATCGGTGCCGGGAATCATCGACTTGAACACCGAGTCGGAAGCCACGCGTGAAGCCTATGGTTTGAATCAAACGGAAACAGAGGCTTTCGGAAAGCAGTGTTTGATGGCTCGACGTTTGGTTGAAGAGGGAGTCCGATTTGTGCAGATCTTTTCGGGCGGCTGGGACAGTCACGATTACTTAGAACGAGGTCACGCGTCACGGATCGCAAGTGTCGATAAACCGATGGCGGCTTTAATCAAAGACCTAAAGCAACGCGGAATGTTGGAAGATACCCTTGTCGTTTGGACGGGTGAGTTTGGACGAACGCCGGACAACAACTATCGTGGCGGAGTCACCGCCTTGGGAAGAGACCACAACGTTGATGCCATGATCATGTGGTTTGCCGGTGGCGGAACGCGTCGCGGTACGATCGTAGGAGCCACAGACGAAATCGGGGCGAAGGCGGTTGAGTGCGTGCACCCTATCCGAGACGTTCACGTTACCTTGTTACATCTGCTAGGATTGGACGACAACAAGCTGACGTATTTTCATGGTGGTCGCTACAAACAGTTGTCGCAATTCGGCGGCGAAATCATTCCTGAGTTGATTGCCTGA
- a CDS encoding carbohydrate kinase family protein: MHKPPIIAGEVLFDHFPDGKRVLGGAPFNVAWNLHGLGVDSLFVSAVGDDQSGHEILKIMSDWGMKTRGVQVNDHATGQVAVTIDGGQPSYEIVHPVAFDFISPLTDDVSSKNYSLLYLGSLAFRNQQSRATLTELIQSSKLPRFVDVNIRDPWFDQSWLDVLIQDAKWVKMSDEELIRLSSIEHCDTVDQVVKGTAELGARYNVNTFLITAGGDGAYMIDNGDPIHAPAPEPAKMADTVGAGDSFAAAMIAGFTLGHSPQQSLDHAVAFASRVCGLSGATTNDRNFYRLG; encoded by the coding sequence ATGCATAAGCCACCCATCATTGCGGGCGAAGTCTTGTTCGACCACTTCCCCGACGGCAAACGGGTCCTTGGTGGAGCCCCTTTCAATGTTGCCTGGAACTTGCATGGGCTTGGCGTTGACAGTTTGTTCGTATCTGCGGTCGGTGACGATCAGTCAGGCCATGAAATACTGAAAATCATGTCCGATTGGGGCATGAAAACGCGTGGAGTCCAGGTAAACGATCATGCAACCGGACAAGTCGCCGTTACGATCGACGGTGGACAACCATCCTACGAGATTGTTCATCCCGTTGCGTTCGATTTTATCTCACCGCTAACAGATGATGTGTCCAGCAAGAACTATTCCTTGTTGTATTTGGGTAGTCTGGCATTTCGGAACCAGCAGTCGCGTGCCACGCTTACCGAGCTAATTCAATCAAGCAAGTTGCCTCGCTTTGTTGATGTCAACATTCGCGATCCGTGGTTCGACCAGTCGTGGCTCGATGTTCTGATCCAGGATGCCAAGTGGGTCAAAATGAGTGACGAAGAACTGATCCGGCTTTCCTCGATTGAACACTGCGACACCGTCGACCAAGTGGTCAAGGGAACGGCCGAACTTGGCGCACGATACAACGTGAACACGTTTCTAATTACCGCCGGTGGCGATGGAGCCTACATGATCGACAACGGCGATCCGATTCATGCTCCCGCCCCCGAACCGGCCAAGATGGCCGATACGGTGGGTGCTGGTGATTCATTTGCCGCGGCGATGATCGCAGGCTTTACGTTGGGACATTCACCCCAGCAATCGCTTGATCATGCCGTCGCATTTGCGTCACGTGTTTGTGGGCTCAGCGGTGCAACGACAAACGATCGCAACTTTTATCGCCTTGGCTAA
- a CDS encoding DinB family protein, whose product MAQTIGPMIAASARLPLSYAERLLGDIPDEKFSAFARTADGLIESNHPAFVCGHLSLYASVIVSELGQDASSIEPSEEYLALFSKTATCQDDLERKVYPPAEELKSTLFDGYRRAIEVLEQSDDAIFSSESPNERMRQVFPTLGALHMFYVGGHFMLHMGQVSAWRRAVGYGPA is encoded by the coding sequence ATGGCTCAAACCATTGGTCCCATGATCGCGGCATCGGCAAGGCTACCGCTTTCCTATGCCGAACGATTACTTGGCGACATTCCCGACGAAAAGTTCTCTGCGTTCGCGCGAACCGCAGACGGTTTGATCGAATCAAATCACCCCGCCTTCGTGTGTGGTCACCTCAGTTTGTACGCTTCGGTGATCGTGTCCGAACTTGGGCAGGACGCATCTAGTATCGAGCCTTCGGAAGAATACTTGGCGTTGTTTTCCAAAACAGCCACCTGCCAAGATGATCTCGAACGAAAGGTTTATCCACCTGCCGAAGAATTGAAGTCGACGCTTTTTGACGGCTATCGGCGAGCGATAGAAGTGCTTGAGCAGTCTGACGACGCGATCTTTTCGAGTGAAAGTCCAAACGAGCGAATGCGGCAAGTATTCCCAACGCTTGGTGCCCTGCACATGTTTTATGTCGGCGGTCACTTCATGCTTCACATGGGCCAAGTTAGCGCATGGCGACGAGCCGTGGGATACGGCCCCGCTTAG
- a CDS encoding sulfatase family protein: MFISSTRLFRLLTFVSFAGLILANVHAQQADQGNQRPNILFIMSDDHTAQSIGAYATLLKDLNPTPTIDKLAAEGMRFDNAFCTNGICTPSRACIITGQYNHINGVFDLGGHIKPENQTLPILMREAGYQTAIVGKWHLEQEPNFDYYKVVPGQGKYFNTEFRVQGEKPWPKNLVKYPGRHSSDVITDSTLEWFKQKRDPNKPFFVCHQFKAPHDYFENHPRYDSYLADVEIPEPKSLWELPDTYGSIATRGYQDELTRHIGTSIGRRNLRRSYAEDLPKQFPNEFKWDFNDPNLSDDKIKHLAYQAYLKKYLRCVKGVDDNLARLIEYLRSEDLLDNTLIMYTGDQGFWLGEKDYQDKRWAYDPSQRMPLIVRYPKAIAANSSSDAIVENVDFPALMLDYAGVEIPESMQGRSFRGICETGVEPADWKKSAYYRYWMHMAHHDNPGEMAIRTKTHKLIYFYGCDYEGENQTPPAWELYDLVKDPEELNNVYDEPDYAQVRDELKLQLAQRRQEIGDDGSHYPKCESVVQEFWDYDKEDHERAIEISAAFRERREEMLEKKARN; encoded by the coding sequence ATGTTTATATCTTCGACCCGTTTGTTTCGGTTGCTTACTTTTGTTTCGTTCGCAGGATTGATCCTCGCCAACGTTCATGCTCAACAGGCAGATCAAGGCAATCAACGGCCCAACATCCTGTTCATCATGTCGGATGACCACACCGCGCAATCGATTGGTGCTTACGCGACATTGCTAAAGGATCTCAATCCGACGCCAACGATTGATAAGCTTGCGGCAGAGGGGATGCGTTTCGACAACGCGTTTTGCACAAACGGAATTTGCACGCCCTCCCGCGCTTGCATCATCACGGGCCAATACAACCACATCAATGGTGTTTTCGATCTGGGCGGCCACATCAAGCCCGAGAATCAGACCCTGCCAATTTTGATGCGAGAGGCGGGCTATCAAACAGCGATCGTTGGCAAATGGCACCTCGAGCAAGAACCGAACTTCGATTACTACAAAGTCGTTCCCGGCCAAGGAAAGTACTTTAATACTGAATTTCGTGTTCAAGGCGAAAAGCCATGGCCGAAGAACTTGGTCAAGTATCCCGGCCGTCACTCCTCGGATGTGATCACCGATTCAACATTGGAATGGTTCAAGCAAAAGCGCGATCCCAATAAGCCATTCTTTGTTTGTCATCAATTCAAGGCACCTCACGATTACTTCGAGAATCATCCTCGCTACGATTCTTATCTTGCCGATGTTGAAATCCCCGAACCCAAGTCCCTGTGGGAGCTGCCAGACACCTACGGCTCAATTGCGACTCGTGGTTACCAGGATGAACTGACTCGTCATATCGGCACGTCAATCGGTCGACGAAACTTGCGTCGTTCCTACGCTGAGGACCTTCCGAAGCAGTTTCCGAATGAATTCAAGTGGGATTTTAATGATCCCAATCTCAGCGACGATAAAATCAAGCACCTCGCTTATCAGGCGTACTTAAAGAAGTACCTGCGCTGCGTCAAAGGTGTCGACGACAATTTGGCTCGATTGATTGAGTACTTGCGATCTGAAGATCTGCTCGACAATACGTTGATCATGTACACGGGGGATCAAGGTTTTTGGCTTGGCGAGAAGGACTACCAAGACAAGCGTTGGGCCTATGATCCGTCACAGCGCATGCCGTTGATTGTTCGGTATCCCAAAGCCATCGCGGCTAACTCATCGAGCGACGCGATTGTCGAGAACGTGGATTTTCCAGCGTTGATGCTCGACTACGCGGGCGTGGAAATTCCCGAGTCGATGCAGGGTCGATCGTTTCGCGGAATTTGCGAAACCGGAGTCGAGCCGGCCGACTGGAAGAAGTCGGCCTACTATCGTTACTGGATGCACATGGCCCACCATGATAATCCTGGCGAAATGGCCATTCGAACCAAAACCCACAAGCTGATCTACTTTTACGGTTGTGACTACGAAGGCGAGAATCAAACGCCGCCAGCTTGGGAATTGTACGATCTTGTTAAGGACCCCGAGGAGCTCAACAACGTCTATGACGAACCCGACTACGCACAAGTTCGGGACGAACTGAAGCTGCAGTTGGCGCAACGTCGTCAAGAAATCGGTGACGATGGATCGCATTACCCCAAGTGCGAATCTGTCGTCCAAGAGTTCTGGGACTACGACAAAGAGGACCACGAACGTGCTATCGAAATATCAGCAGCGTTTCGGGAACGTCGCGAGGAAATGCTGGAAAAGAAAGCTCGCAACTAA